One Homo sapiens chromosome 3, GRCh38.p14 Primary Assembly genomic window carries:
- the HYAL1 gene encoding hyaluronidase-1 isoform 5 (isoform 5 is encoded by transcript variant 5), with translation MYVQHRVAEAFRVAVAAGDPNLPVLPYVQIFYDTTNHFLPLDELEHSLGESAAQGAAGVVLWVSWENTRTKESCQAIKEYMDTTLGPFILNVTSGALLCSQALCSGHGRCVRRTSHPKALLLLNPASFSIQLTPGGGPLSLRGALSLEDQAQMAVEFKCRCYPGWQAPWCERKSMW, from the exons ATGTATGTGCAACACCGTGTGGCCGAGGCATTCCGTGTGGCTGTGGCTGCTGGTGACCCCAATCTGCCGGTGCTGCCCTATGTCCAGATCTTCTATGACACGACAAACCACTTTCTGCCCCTG GATGAGCTGGAGCACAGCCTGGGGGAGAGTGCGGCCCAGGGGGCAGCTGGAGTGGTGCTCTGGGTGAGCTGGGAAAATACAAGAACCAAG GAATCATGTCAGGCCATCAAGGAGTATATGGACACTACACTGGGGCCCTTCATCCTGAACGTGACCAGTGGGGCCCTTCTCTGCAGTCAAGCCCTGTGCTCCGGCCATGGCCGCTGTGTCCGCCGCACCAGCCACCCCAAAGCCCTCCTCCTCCTTAACCCTGCCAGTTTCTCCATCCAGCTCACGCCTGGTGGTGGGCCCCTGAGCCTGCGGGGTGCCCTCTCACTTGAAGATCAGGCACAGATGGCTGTGGAGTTCAAATGTCGATGCTACCCTGGCTGGCAGGCACCGTGGTGTGAGCGGAAGAGCATGTGGTGA
- the HYAL1 gene encoding hyaluronidase-1 isoform 3 (isoform 3 is encoded by transcript variant 3), protein MAGTLQLGRALRPRGLWGFYGFPDCYNYDFLSPNYTGQCPSGIRAQNDQLGWLWGQSRALYPSIYMPAVLEGTGKSQMYVQHRVAEAFRVAVAAGDPNLPVLPYVQIFYDTTNHFLPLDELEHSLGESAAQGAAGVVLWVSWENTRTKESCQAIKEYMDTTLGPFILNVTSGALLCSQALCSGHGRCVRRTSHPKALLLLNPASFSIQLTPGGGPLSLRGALSLEDQAQMAVEFKCRCYPGWQAPWCERKSMW, encoded by the exons ATGGCAGGCACCCTCCAGCTGGGGCGGGCACTGCGTCCTCGCGGCCTCTGGGGCTTCTATGGCTTCCCTGACTGCTACAACTATGACTTTCTAAGCCCCAACTACACCGGCCAGTGCCCATCAGGCATCCGTGCCCAAAATGACCAGCTAGGGTGGCTGTGGGGCCAGAGCCGTGCCCTCTATCCCAGCATCTACATGCCCGCAGTGCTGGAGGGCACAGGGAAGTCACAGATGTATGTGCAACACCGTGTGGCCGAGGCATTCCGTGTGGCTGTGGCTGCTGGTGACCCCAATCTGCCGGTGCTGCCCTATGTCCAGATCTTCTATGACACGACAAACCACTTTCTGCCCCTG GATGAGCTGGAGCACAGCCTGGGGGAGAGTGCGGCCCAGGGGGCAGCTGGAGTGGTGCTCTGGGTGAGCTGGGAAAATACAAGAACCAAG GAATCATGTCAGGCCATCAAGGAGTATATGGACACTACACTGGGGCCCTTCATCCTGAACGTGACCAGTGGGGCCCTTCTCTGCAGTCAAGCCCTGTGCTCCGGCCATGGCCGCTGTGTCCGCCGCACCAGCCACCCCAAAGCCCTCCTCCTCCTTAACCCTGCCAGTTTCTCCATCCAGCTCACGCCTGGTGGTGGGCCCCTGAGCCTGCGGGGTGCCCTCTCACTTGAAGATCAGGCACAGATGGCTGTGGAGTTCAAATGTCGATGCTACCCTGGCTGGCAGGCACCGTGGTGTGAGCGGAAGAGCATGTGGTGA
- the NAA80 gene encoding N-alpha-acetyltransferase 80 isoform 1 (isoform 1 is encoded by transcript variant 1), producing the protein MQELTLSPGPAKLTPTLDPTHRMELILSTSPAELTLDPACQPKLPLDSTCQPEMTFNPGPTELTLDPEHQPEETPAPSLAELTLEPVHRRPELLDACADLINDQWPRSRTSRLHSLGQSSDAFPLCLMLLSPHPTLEAAPVVVGHARLSRVLNQPQSLLVETVVVARALRGRGFGRRLMEGLEVFARARGFRKLHLTTHDQVHFYTHLGYQLGEPVQGLVFTSRRLPATLLNAFPTAPSPRPPRKAPNLTAQAAPRGPKGPPLPPPPPLPECLTISPPVPSGPPSKSLLETQYQNVRGRPIFWMEKDI; encoded by the exons AT GCAAGAGCTGACTCTGAGCCCTGGCCCAGCCAAGCTGACCCCTACACTAGACCCTACACACCGGATGGAGCTGATCCTGAGTACCAGCCCAGCTGAGCTGACTCTGGATCCTGCGTGCCAGCCAAAGCTGCCCCTGGATTCCACATGCCAACCAGAGATGACCTTCAATCCTGGTCCAACTGAGCTTACCCTGGATCCTGAACACCAGCCAGAGGAGACCCCAGCTCCTAGCCTGGCTGAGTTGACCCTGGAGCCTGTGCACCGCCGACCCGAGCTCCTGGATGCTTGTGCTGACCTCATCAATGATCAGTGGCCCCGCAGCCGCACCTCCCGCCTGCACTCCCTGGGCCAGTCCTCAGATGCCTTCCCCCTCTGCCTGATGCTGCTAAGCCCCCACCCCACACTTGAAGCAGCACCCGTTGTGGTGGGCCATGCCCGCCTGTCACGGGTGCTGAACCAGCCCCAGAGCCTCTTAGTGGAGACAGTGGTGGTGGCCCGGGCCCTGAGGGGCCGTGGCTTTGGCCGCCGCCTCATGGAGGGCCTGGAGGTCTTTGCTCGGGCCCGGGGCTTCCGCAAGCTGCATCTCACCACCCATGACCAGGTGCACTTCTATACCCACCTGGGCTACCAGCTGGGTGAGCCTGTGCAGGGCCTGGTCTTCACCAGCAGACGGCTGCCTGCCACCCTGCTTAATGCCTTCCCCACAGCCCCCTCTCCCCGGCCACCCAGGAAGGCCCCAAACCTGACTGCCCAAGCTGCCCCAAGGGGTCCCAAGGGACCTCCATtgccaccaccccctcccctACCTGAGTGCCTGACCATCTCACCCCCAGTTCCATCAGGGCCCCCTTCAAAAAGCCTGCTGGAGACACAATATCAAAATGTGAGGGGGCGCCCCATATTCTGGATGGAAAAAGACATCTGA
- the HYAL1 gene encoding hyaluronidase-1 isoform 1 precursor (isoform 1 precursor is encoded by transcript variant 8), giving the protein MAAHLLPICALFLTLLDMAQGFRGPLLPNRPFTTVWNANTQWCLERHGVDVDVSVFDVVANPGQTFRGPDMTIFYSSQLGTYPYYTPTGEPVFGGLPQNASLIAHLARTFQDILAAIPAPDFSGLAVIDWEAWRPRWAFNWDTKDIYRQRSRALVQAQHPDWPAPQVEAVAQDQFQGAARAWMAGTLQLGRALRPRGLWGFYGFPDCYNYDFLSPNYTGQCPSGIRAQNDQLGWLWGQSRALYPSIYMPAVLEGTGKSQMYVQHRVAEAFRVAVAAGDPNLPVLPYVQIFYDTTNHFLPLDELEHSLGESAAQGAAGVVLWVSWENTRTKESCQAIKEYMDTTLGPFILNVTSGALLCSQALCSGHGRCVRRTSHPKALLLLNPASFSIQLTPGGGPLSLRGALSLEDQAQMAVEFKCRCYPGWQAPWCERKSMW; this is encoded by the exons ATGGCAGCCCACCTGCTTCCCATCTGCGCCCTCTTCCTGACCTTACTCGATATGGCCCAAGGCTTTAGGGGCCCCTTGCTACCCAACCGGCCCTTCACCACCGTCTGGAATGCAAACACCCAGTGGTGCCTGGAGAGGCACGGTGTGGACGTGGATGTCAGTGTCTTCGATGTGGTAGCCAACCCAGGGCAGACCTTCCGCGGCCCTGACATGACAATTTTCTATAGCTCCCAGCTGGGCACCTACCCCTACTACACGCCCACTGGGGAGCCTGTGTTTGGTGGTCTGCCCCAGAATGCCAGCCTGATTGCCCACCTGGCCCGCACATTCCAGGACATCCTGGCTGCCATACCTGCTCCTGACTTCTCAGGGCTGGCAGTCATCGACTGGGAGGCATGGCGCCCACGCTGGGCCTTCAACTGGGACACCAAGGACATTTACCGGCAGCGCTCACGGGCACTGGTACAGGCACAGCACCCTGATTGGCCAGCTCCTCAGGTGGAGGCAGTAGCCCAGGACCAGTTCCAGGGAGCTGCACGGGCCTGGATGGCAGGCACCCTCCAGCTGGGGCGGGCACTGCGTCCTCGCGGCCTCTGGGGCTTCTATGGCTTCCCTGACTGCTACAACTATGACTTTCTAAGCCCCAACTACACCGGCCAGTGCCCATCAGGCATCCGTGCCCAAAATGACCAGCTAGGGTGGCTGTGGGGCCAGAGCCGTGCCCTCTATCCCAGCATCTACATGCCCGCAGTGCTGGAGGGCACAGGGAAGTCACAGATGTATGTGCAACACCGTGTGGCCGAGGCATTCCGTGTGGCTGTGGCTGCTGGTGACCCCAATCTGCCGGTGCTGCCCTATGTCCAGATCTTCTATGACACGACAAACCACTTTCTGCCCCTG GATGAGCTGGAGCACAGCCTGGGGGAGAGTGCGGCCCAGGGGGCAGCTGGAGTGGTGCTCTGGGTGAGCTGGGAAAATACAAGAACCAAG GAATCATGTCAGGCCATCAAGGAGTATATGGACACTACACTGGGGCCCTTCATCCTGAACGTGACCAGTGGGGCCCTTCTCTGCAGTCAAGCCCTGTGCTCCGGCCATGGCCGCTGTGTCCGCCGCACCAGCCACCCCAAAGCCCTCCTCCTCCTTAACCCTGCCAGTTTCTCCATCCAGCTCACGCCTGGTGGTGGGCCCCTGAGCCTGCGGGGTGCCCTCTCACTTGAAGATCAGGCACAGATGGCTGTGGAGTTCAAATGTCGATGCTACCCTGGCTGGCAGGCACCGTGGTGTGAGCGGAAGAGCATGTGGTGA
- the HYAL1 gene encoding hyaluronidase-1 isoform 2 precursor (isoform 2 precursor is encoded by transcript variant 2), with amino-acid sequence MAAHLLPICALFLTLLDMAQGFRGPLLPNRPFTTVWNANTQWCLERHGVDVDVSVFDVVANPGQTFRGPDMTIFYSSQLGTYPYYTPTGEPVFGGLPQNASLIAHLARTFQDILAAIPAPDFSGLAVIDWEAWRPRWAFNWDTKDIYRQRSRALVQAQHPDWPAPQVEAVAQDQFQGAARAWMAGTLQLGRALRPRGLWGFYGFPDCYNYDFLSPNYTGQCPSGIRAQNDQLGWLWGQSRALYPSIYMPAVLEGTGKSQMYVQHRVAEAFRVAVAAGDPNLPVLPYVQIFYDTTNHFLPLESCQAIKEYMDTTLGPFILNVTSGALLCSQALCSGHGRCVRRTSHPKALLLLNPASFSIQLTPGGGPLSLRGALSLEDQAQMAVEFKCRCYPGWQAPWCERKSMW; translated from the exons ATGGCAGCCCACCTGCTTCCCATCTGCGCCCTCTTCCTGACCTTACTCGATATGGCCCAAGGCTTTAGGGGCCCCTTGCTACCCAACCGGCCCTTCACCACCGTCTGGAATGCAAACACCCAGTGGTGCCTGGAGAGGCACGGTGTGGACGTGGATGTCAGTGTCTTCGATGTGGTAGCCAACCCAGGGCAGACCTTCCGCGGCCCTGACATGACAATTTTCTATAGCTCCCAGCTGGGCACCTACCCCTACTACACGCCCACTGGGGAGCCTGTGTTTGGTGGTCTGCCCCAGAATGCCAGCCTGATTGCCCACCTGGCCCGCACATTCCAGGACATCCTGGCTGCCATACCTGCTCCTGACTTCTCAGGGCTGGCAGTCATCGACTGGGAGGCATGGCGCCCACGCTGGGCCTTCAACTGGGACACCAAGGACATTTACCGGCAGCGCTCACGGGCACTGGTACAGGCACAGCACCCTGATTGGCCAGCTCCTCAGGTGGAGGCAGTAGCCCAGGACCAGTTCCAGGGAGCTGCACGGGCCTGGATGGCAGGCACCCTCCAGCTGGGGCGGGCACTGCGTCCTCGCGGCCTCTGGGGCTTCTATGGCTTCCCTGACTGCTACAACTATGACTTTCTAAGCCCCAACTACACCGGCCAGTGCCCATCAGGCATCCGTGCCCAAAATGACCAGCTAGGGTGGCTGTGGGGCCAGAGCCGTGCCCTCTATCCCAGCATCTACATGCCCGCAGTGCTGGAGGGCACAGGGAAGTCACAGATGTATGTGCAACACCGTGTGGCCGAGGCATTCCGTGTGGCTGTGGCTGCTGGTGACCCCAATCTGCCGGTGCTGCCCTATGTCCAGATCTTCTATGACACGACAAACCACTTTCTGCCCCTG GAATCATGTCAGGCCATCAAGGAGTATATGGACACTACACTGGGGCCCTTCATCCTGAACGTGACCAGTGGGGCCCTTCTCTGCAGTCAAGCCCTGTGCTCCGGCCATGGCCGCTGTGTCCGCCGCACCAGCCACCCCAAAGCCCTCCTCCTCCTTAACCCTGCCAGTTTCTCCATCCAGCTCACGCCTGGTGGTGGGCCCCTGAGCCTGCGGGGTGCCCTCTCACTTGAAGATCAGGCACAGATGGCTGTGGAGTTCAAATGTCGATGCTACCCTGGCTGGCAGGCACCGTGGTGTGAGCGGAAGAGCATGTGGTGA
- the NAA80 gene encoding N-alpha-acetyltransferase 80 isoform 2 (isoform 2 is encoded by transcript variant 3), with amino-acid sequence MELILSTSPAELTLDPACQPKLPLDSTCQPEMTFNPGPTELTLDPEHQPEETPAPSLAELTLEPVHRRPELLDACADLINDQWPRSRTSRLHSLGQSSDAFPLCLMLLSPHPTLEAAPVVVGHARLSRVLNQPQSLLVETVVVARALRGRGFGRRLMEGLEVFARARGFRKLHLTTHDQVHFYTHLGYQLGEPVQGLVFTSRRLPATLLNAFPTAPSPRPPRKAPNLTAQAAPRGPKGPPLPPPPPLPECLTISPPVPSGPPSKSLLETQYQNVRGRPIFWMEKDI; translated from the coding sequence ATGGAGCTGATCCTGAGTACCAGCCCAGCTGAGCTGACTCTGGATCCTGCGTGCCAGCCAAAGCTGCCCCTGGATTCCACATGCCAACCAGAGATGACCTTCAATCCTGGTCCAACTGAGCTTACCCTGGATCCTGAACACCAGCCAGAGGAGACCCCAGCTCCTAGCCTGGCTGAGTTGACCCTGGAGCCTGTGCACCGCCGACCCGAGCTCCTGGATGCTTGTGCTGACCTCATCAATGATCAGTGGCCCCGCAGCCGCACCTCCCGCCTGCACTCCCTGGGCCAGTCCTCAGATGCCTTCCCCCTCTGCCTGATGCTGCTAAGCCCCCACCCCACACTTGAAGCAGCACCCGTTGTGGTGGGCCATGCCCGCCTGTCACGGGTGCTGAACCAGCCCCAGAGCCTCTTAGTGGAGACAGTGGTGGTGGCCCGGGCCCTGAGGGGCCGTGGCTTTGGCCGCCGCCTCATGGAGGGCCTGGAGGTCTTTGCTCGGGCCCGGGGCTTCCGCAAGCTGCATCTCACCACCCATGACCAGGTGCACTTCTATACCCACCTGGGCTACCAGCTGGGTGAGCCTGTGCAGGGCCTGGTCTTCACCAGCAGACGGCTGCCTGCCACCCTGCTTAATGCCTTCCCCACAGCCCCCTCTCCCCGGCCACCCAGGAAGGCCCCAAACCTGACTGCCCAAGCTGCCCCAAGGGGTCCCAAGGGACCTCCATtgccaccaccccctcccctACCTGAGTGCCTGACCATCTCACCCCCAGTTCCATCAGGGCCCCCTTCAAAAAGCCTGCTGGAGACACAATATCAAAATGTGAGGGGGCGCCCCATATTCTGGATGGAAAAAGACATCTGA